Proteins from one Deinococcus actinosclerus genomic window:
- the ftsA gene encoding cell division protein FtsA, whose protein sequence is MKENSIIVGLDIGTTKITTVIGEVGPNGSVDIIGEGTVPSEGMKRGSVVNLERATHAIRQSVQTAERVSGVKVESVYVTVAGNHAKAITSHGLAAIRRNQEIAQPDVDRAIENARAVPLDPNLEIIHTLPQEYVVDGQEGIKNPVGMHGVRLEVDVHIVAGTAGPLLNLRRCVQEAGLRVEGFALHALASGLATLEAAEQAQTVIVVDMGGGTTDVAVFKRGNLTHSACIPIGGDHVTADLAQILKIPAEEAENVKRRYGAALPELADQDLTLEITTSSGSTHAITAFELSRIIKPRLAEIFGMIRDEIDQTLGPVELVANGVILTGGAALLRGTPELARDRFRLPVRVGRPRGIGGLTDIVSGPGHAGSVGLVLYGMVEDGRVPHLVYGDMAPVTPPQPTPAAPSVAAPLAPEPQPQTAEPRAAAPAREKEKQGPSLAERMRNWFKDWM, encoded by the coding sequence ATGAAAGAGAACAGCATCATCGTTGGCCTGGACATCGGGACGACGAAAATCACCACCGTGATCGGCGAGGTCGGGCCGAACGGCAGTGTTGACATCATCGGTGAAGGCACGGTGCCCAGCGAGGGCATGAAGCGCGGGTCGGTCGTGAATCTGGAACGCGCCACACACGCGATCCGGCAGTCGGTCCAGACCGCCGAGCGGGTCAGCGGCGTGAAGGTCGAATCCGTGTACGTGACGGTGGCCGGCAATCACGCCAAGGCCATCACCAGTCACGGCCTCGCCGCGATCCGCCGTAATCAGGAGATCGCCCAGCCGGACGTGGACCGCGCCATCGAGAACGCCCGCGCCGTGCCGCTCGACCCGAACCTGGAGATCATCCACACCCTCCCGCAGGAGTACGTCGTGGACGGCCAGGAGGGCATCAAGAACCCCGTCGGCATGCACGGCGTGCGCCTGGAAGTGGACGTGCACATCGTGGCCGGCACGGCCGGGCCGCTGCTGAACCTGCGCCGCTGCGTGCAGGAGGCCGGGCTGCGGGTGGAGGGCTTCGCGCTGCACGCCCTGGCCAGCGGCCTGGCGACCCTGGAAGCCGCCGAGCAGGCCCAGACGGTGATCGTGGTGGACATGGGCGGCGGCACGACCGACGTGGCGGTGTTCAAGCGCGGGAACCTGACCCACTCGGCCTGCATTCCCATCGGTGGGGATCACGTCACGGCGGATCTCGCGCAGATCCTCAAGATTCCGGCCGAGGAAGCCGAGAACGTCAAGCGCCGCTACGGCGCGGCCCTGCCGGAACTCGCCGATCAGGACCTCACGCTGGAGATCACGACCTCCTCGGGCAGCACGCACGCCATCACGGCCTTCGAGCTCTCGCGGATCATCAAGCCGCGCCTCGCTGAGATCTTCGGCATGATCCGCGACGAGATCGACCAGACCCTCGGGCCTGTCGAACTCGTGGCGAACGGCGTGATCCTCACGGGCGGCGCCGCGCTGCTGCGCGGCACACCCGAACTCGCCCGCGACCGCTTCCGCCTGCCGGTGCGGGTGGGCCGCCCGCGCGGGATCGGCGGCCTGACCGATATCGTCAGTGGCCCCGGGCACGCGGGCAGCGTGGGCCTGGTGCTGTACGGCATGGTCGAGGACGGCCGGGTGCCTCACCTGGTCTACGGCGACATGGCGCCGGTCACGCCGCCGCAGCCCACCCCCGCAGCCCCCAGCGTGGCGGCGCCCCTGGCGCCCGAGCCTCAGCCGCAGACCGCCGAGCCGCGTGCCGCCGCACCGGCGCGCGAGAAGGAGAAGCAGGGGCCCAGCCTGGCCGAGCGCATGCGCAACTGGTTCAAAGACTGGATGTGA
- the ftsZ gene encoding cell division protein FtsZ: MQAARIRVIGLGGAGNNAVNRMIESGLEGVEFIAGNTDAQVLAKSHAEIRIQLGDRLTRGLGAGADPEVGEKAALEDRERIKEYLDGTDMLFITAGMGGGTGTGSAPVVAEIAREMGILTVAIVTRPFKFEGPKRLRVAEEGISKLADRVDGMIVVNNEKLLTAVDKKVSFREAFLIADRVLYYGVKGISDVINVEGMINLDFADVRNLLANSGTVLMGIGAGRGEKVAEEAAMSAIHSPLLERGIEGARRILVNVTGSYDLSMTDANEIVEKIREATGFEEPDILFGITPDEDAGDEVRVTVIATGFNDMPVTVAGGLRSSVIDTIVKPVRGGSSYDPKDYDIPAFLRNVDRD, translated from the coding sequence ATGCAAGCGGCCAGAATTCGCGTGATCGGCTTGGGCGGGGCGGGCAACAATGCCGTCAACCGCATGATTGAATCGGGACTTGAAGGCGTGGAGTTCATCGCCGGGAACACGGACGCGCAGGTGCTCGCCAAGAGTCACGCGGAGATCCGCATTCAGCTCGGCGACCGCCTGACGCGCGGCCTGGGCGCGGGCGCGGATCCCGAGGTGGGCGAGAAGGCCGCCCTGGAAGACCGCGAGCGCATCAAGGAATACCTCGACGGGACCGACATGCTGTTCATCACCGCCGGAATGGGCGGCGGGACCGGCACCGGCAGCGCGCCGGTCGTGGCCGAGATCGCCCGCGAGATGGGCATCCTGACGGTCGCCATCGTGACCCGGCCCTTCAAGTTCGAGGGGCCCAAGCGGCTGCGCGTGGCGGAGGAGGGCATCAGCAAGCTCGCCGACCGCGTGGACGGCATGATCGTCGTGAACAACGAGAAGCTGCTGACCGCCGTGGACAAGAAGGTCTCGTTCCGCGAGGCGTTCCTGATCGCCGACCGCGTGCTGTACTACGGCGTGAAGGGCATCAGCGACGTGATCAACGTCGAGGGCATGATCAACCTGGACTTCGCGGACGTGCGTAACCTGCTGGCGAACAGCGGCACCGTCCTGATGGGCATCGGTGCGGGGCGCGGCGAGAAGGTCGCCGAGGAGGCCGCCATGAGCGCCATCCACAGCCCGCTGCTCGAGCGCGGCATTGAGGGCGCCCGGCGCATCCTGGTGAACGTGACCGGCAGCTACGACCTGAGCATGACCGACGCGAACGAGATCGTCGAGAAGATCCGCGAGGCGACCGGCTTCGAGGAACCCGACATCCTGTTCGGCATCACGCCCGATGAGGACGCCGGGGACGAGGTGCGCGTGACCGTGATCGCCACCGGCTTCAACGACATGCCGGTCACCGTGGCCGGGGGCCTGCGCTCCAGCGTCATCGACACGATCGTCAAGCCGGTCCGTGGCGGCAGCAGCTACGACCCGAAGGACTACGACATCCCGGCGTTCCTGCGCAACGTGGACCGCGACTGA
- a CDS encoding glycoside hydrolase family 68 protein produces the protein MPRLPRPRLPLPRHAATALISLLLAACAPGNAPTPAPEPAPPDTRPEGTFTDRWTLQEALQLPADTEKTAQTTMPLITSWPQGAQKTLPDQWVWDTWPLKTEDMQIATVRAADGTPYYVLIHLSVDDSVLPGARHDLATLRYSYSTDGRSWQPGGYLFPEGVVLGSRNWAGSALLKADGSVEVYYTATGERDEGPVQGPSSVLERQQVGDVQGPLTADGQLVPQSGSGFPNEGGIGFEQRIALADGVKAEVVNGRVVFSGTWKHRVILRADGTLYQTVAQSDAGPLYGFRDPWAFRNPADGKRYVLFTGNMGGLKSQQTCQPEDLGDAAFRAGLGALNAEMPLHNGAIGLAVETAPGAWKLLNPLLTARCVNQELERPHLVMKDGQVYLFFSSHIGKFAPYGDLRDRGEEGLYGFVGDSLRGDYTPLNRGGLVLNTPLTQRYQSYSYDVLPGGLTTLFVDVPGIGNQDISVVSTLPPEEQRAVFGGTLGKTLKIDISGRSTALVSELNYGQIIP, from the coding sequence ATGCCTCGACTGCCCCGGCCCCGACTGCCGCTGCCCCGCCACGCCGCCACTGCGCTCATCAGCCTGCTGCTGGCCGCCTGCGCTCCAGGCAACGCGCCCACGCCCGCCCCGGAACCGGCGCCGCCCGACACCCGCCCCGAGGGCACCTTCACGGACCGCTGGACGCTGCAGGAAGCGCTGCAGCTGCCGGCCGACACCGAGAAGACCGCGCAGACGACCATGCCGCTGATCACCAGCTGGCCGCAGGGCGCGCAGAAGACCCTGCCGGACCAGTGGGTGTGGGACACGTGGCCGCTGAAGACCGAGGACATGCAGATCGCCACGGTGCGCGCGGCGGACGGCACGCCGTACTACGTGCTCATTCACCTGAGCGTGGACGACAGCGTGCTGCCCGGCGCGCGGCACGACCTCGCCACGCTGCGCTACTCGTACTCCACCGACGGGCGCAGCTGGCAGCCGGGTGGGTACCTGTTCCCGGAGGGCGTGGTGCTCGGCTCGCGCAACTGGGCGGGTTCGGCGCTGCTGAAGGCGGACGGCAGCGTGGAGGTGTACTACACCGCGACCGGTGAGCGCGACGAGGGGCCGGTGCAGGGGCCGTCGTCGGTGCTGGAACGCCAGCAGGTCGGCGACGTGCAGGGCCCGCTGACGGCCGACGGGCAACTGGTTCCGCAGAGTGGCAGCGGCTTCCCGAACGAGGGGGGCATCGGCTTCGAGCAGCGGATCGCGCTGGCCGACGGCGTGAAGGCCGAGGTCGTGAACGGCCGGGTGGTCTTCAGCGGCACCTGGAAGCACCGCGTGATCCTGCGCGCGGACGGCACGCTGTACCAGACGGTCGCGCAGTCCGACGCGGGCCCGCTGTACGGCTTCCGTGACCCCTGGGCCTTCCGCAACCCGGCCGACGGGAAACGCTACGTGCTGTTCACCGGGAACATGGGCGGCCTGAAATCCCAGCAGACCTGCCAGCCCGAGGATCTGGGCGACGCGGCCTTCCGCGCCGGCCTGGGCGCCCTGAACGCCGAGATGCCGCTGCACAACGGCGCGATCGGACTGGCGGTGGAAACCGCGCCCGGCGCGTGGAAACTGCTGAACCCGCTGCTGACGGCCCGCTGCGTGAATCAGGAACTGGAACGGCCCCACCTCGTCATGAAGGACGGCCAGGTGTACCTGTTCTTCAGCAGCCACATCGGCAAGTTCGCGCCGTACGGTGACCTGCGCGACCGGGGCGAGGAAGGGCTGTACGGCTTCGTGGGCGACTCGCTGCGCGGCGACTACACGCCGCTGAACCGGGGCGGACTGGTGCTGAACACCCCGCTGACCCAGCGCTACCAGAGCTACTCCTACGACGTGCTGCCCGGCGGCCTGACCACCCTGTTCGTGGACGTGCCGGGTATCGGCAACCAGGACATCAGCGTGGTGTCCACCCTGCCTCCCGAGGAGCAGCGGGCGGTGTTCGGCGGGACGCTGGGCAAGACGCTGAAGATCGACATCAGCGGCAGGTCCACGGCGCTCGTGTCGGAACTGAACTACGGGCAGATCATTCCCTGA
- a CDS encoding AAA family ATPase encodes MTHTAPTPAFARSILDNVAQVLVGKEDVTRLALAGVLAGGHVLLEDAPGTGKTMLARALALSLGLDFRRVQFTPDLLPGDVTGVSVYRPDTHEFRFVPGPIFTGVLLADEINRATPKTQSALLEAMAEGQVTESGVTHPLPAPFVVIATQNPVEHEGTYRLPEAQLDRFLLKLSVGYPTPEEEVRMLGRLQGEHPIGALRAVTTPAALLDAQEAVRRVFVSEPVRAYIAGLSAATRAHPLVTLGGGPRASLGLQGAAQALAWLAGRSFVTPDDVQRAAPGVLAHRLSLRIEARLQGQSAEGIVGEVLRAQPVPVEDAAHA; translated from the coding sequence ATGACCCACACTGCGCCCACGCCCGCCTTCGCCCGCTCGATTCTCGACAACGTCGCCCAGGTCCTCGTGGGCAAGGAGGACGTCACGCGGCTCGCGCTGGCGGGCGTCCTGGCCGGTGGGCACGTCCTGCTGGAGGACGCCCCTGGCACCGGGAAGACCATGCTGGCGCGCGCCCTGGCGCTCAGTCTGGGCCTGGATTTCCGGCGCGTGCAGTTCACGCCGGACCTGCTGCCCGGCGACGTGACCGGCGTGAGCGTGTACCGCCCGGACACCCACGAGTTCCGCTTCGTGCCCGGGCCGATCTTCACCGGGGTGCTGCTCGCCGACGAGATCAACCGCGCCACGCCCAAGACGCAGTCCGCGCTGCTGGAAGCCATGGCCGAGGGGCAGGTCACGGAATCCGGCGTGACCCACCCGCTGCCCGCGCCGTTCGTGGTGATCGCCACGCAGAACCCCGTCGAGCACGAGGGCACCTACCGCCTGCCCGAGGCGCAGCTGGACCGCTTCCTGCTGAAACTCTCGGTGGGGTACCCCACGCCGGAGGAGGAGGTGCGGATGCTGGGCCGACTTCAAGGCGAGCATCCCATCGGGGCGCTGCGGGCCGTGACGACCCCGGCGGCGCTGCTGGACGCGCAGGAGGCCGTGCGGCGCGTGTTCGTGTCGGAACCCGTGCGGGCGTATATCGCGGGTCTGAGCGCCGCGACCCGCGCGCACCCCCTGGTCACGCTGGGGGGCGGGCCGCGCGCCAGTCTGGGCCTGCAGGGCGCCGCGCAGGCGCTGGCGTGGCTGGCGGGGCGGTCCTTCGTCACGCCGGACGACGTGCAGCGCGCCGCGCCGGGCGTGTTGGCGCACCGCCTGAGCCTGCGGATCGAGGCGCGCCTCCAGGGTCAGAGTGCCGAAGGCATCGTCGGCGAGGTGCTGCGCGCCCAGCCGGTCCCGGTCGAGGACGCCGCGCACGCATGA
- a CDS encoding DUF58 domain-containing protein — MTAALLWLALILAVTGGLWGLSRRPPHVTVTRDVPPSGFEGGQLPLTVTVTVRSRRPLRVQFSDPAPRSVVVRQELSAAALHLGETTHTFTTTLRLNRRGQFEWPGLDLAWADPLGLFWQQTTVPASTAVTVYPGTHGLLLPDLLRPLLSEGSLSRQLGLDDPLSLRSAREYVTGDAPGRIHWRLSARRGELVVREPERTAASSLTVFVDASAGGPTFVDSAVRLAASLLREGQTLGLPVAAAAGGQVTPAGRGTDALHAALHLLARLDPDPAPPALPATRAGGNLIILTARPSADLTTQALRARATASRVSIVALPEGFYLEPGEQARRQWAGLPDAVRDLERRAAVLAESGILVYVLRGNQSVLTLAG, encoded by the coding sequence ATGACGGCGGCGCTGCTGTGGCTGGCTCTGATCCTCGCCGTCACGGGCGGCCTGTGGGGCCTCTCGCGCCGCCCGCCGCACGTGACCGTCACGCGGGACGTGCCGCCCAGCGGCTTCGAGGGCGGCCAGCTGCCCCTGACCGTGACCGTCACGGTGCGTTCACGCCGCCCGCTGCGCGTGCAGTTCAGTGATCCTGCGCCGCGCAGCGTGGTGGTCCGCCAGGAGCTGAGCGCCGCCGCGCTGCACCTCGGCGAGACCACCCACACCTTCACGACCACCCTGCGGCTGAACCGCCGGGGCCAGTTCGAGTGGCCGGGCCTGGACCTCGCCTGGGCCGATCCGCTGGGGCTGTTCTGGCAGCAGACCACGGTGCCCGCCTCCACGGCCGTCACCGTGTACCCCGGCACGCACGGGCTGCTCCTGCCGGACCTGCTGCGGCCCCTGCTCTCGGAGGGAAGCCTGTCGCGGCAGCTGGGGCTGGACGATCCCCTCAGCCTGCGCAGCGCCCGCGAGTACGTCACCGGGGACGCGCCGGGCCGGATCCACTGGCGCCTGAGCGCCCGCCGGGGCGAGCTGGTCGTGCGGGAACCTGAACGCACGGCGGCCAGCAGCCTGACGGTGTTCGTGGATGCCAGCGCCGGTGGGCCGACCTTCGTGGACAGCGCCGTGCGGCTGGCCGCCAGCCTGCTGCGCGAGGGGCAGACGCTGGGCCTTCCGGTGGCGGCCGCCGCCGGGGGACAGGTCACGCCCGCCGGGCGCGGCACGGACGCCCTGCACGCCGCGCTGCACCTGCTGGCCCGGCTGGACCCCGACCCGGCGCCGCCCGCGCTGCCGGCCACGCGCGCCGGGGGGAACCTGATCATCCTGACCGCGCGGCCCAGCGCCGACCTGACCACCCAGGCGCTGCGCGCCCGCGCCACGGCCAGCCGCGTCAGCATCGTCGCGCTCCCCGAGGGCTTCTACCTTGAGCCCGGCGAGCAGGCCCGGCGGCAGTGGGCGGGCCTGCCGGACGCCGTGCGGGACCTGGAACGCCGCGCCGCCGTGCTGGCCGAGTCCGGCATCCTGGTGTACGTCCTGCGCGGCAACCAGAGCGTCCTGACCCTGGCCGGTTGA
- a CDS encoding DUF4129 domain-containing protein has translation MTDLTSPVPDDLAAPRTGPPLTAYGLALLPLGLAGLMPLWGVGLLCGLFALGVRLPAWGQGRLLITQLIIGLSVAAQVPAALGQPRQLLAVAGGYLLLSLSGLALTWGAQALEDGERRGLLGLLPGLLAPQPGLILALAGGALARPGRDARHAGQAAPTWWAWAAGGVLAVALLSALLPSPRPDIGAALTPPATSDAAPPGPPAAAAGRPADPVTPDLLHRGQSAPGVQFNLGAPLLPPELLMGLGVVCLLLALGLPQLRRRAGRPPHPAEVLMTAGLVLSGLLWFASAFLLNQGGRASAMPLDAAPPPESASQEAAAVAAGATDQLVNVSWLAPAAQLVALLSLLGAMVALLWAYRHQSSAATAEAAIPDLPLGATLSAPLHRVRVAYRGALAALSDAGLGRAAHETPAGYAARLGTQHPSLAEALGTLTALYEPVRYGGQLTDEQAEQAEQVARTIQGVAPTLTPTDHPSDQKDLS, from the coding sequence ATGACTGACCTCACCTCCCCGGTGCCGGACGACCTCGCCGCGCCCCGCACCGGCCCGCCTCTGACCGCGTACGGGCTGGCGCTGCTGCCCCTGGGCCTCGCCGGGCTGATGCCACTGTGGGGAGTGGGCCTGCTGTGCGGCCTGTTCGCGCTGGGCGTCCGGTTGCCGGCCTGGGGACAGGGGCGGCTGCTGATCACGCAGTTGATCATCGGCCTGAGCGTGGCCGCGCAGGTGCCCGCCGCCCTGGGTCAGCCCCGTCAACTGCTCGCCGTGGCGGGCGGCTACCTGCTGCTCAGCCTGTCGGGCCTGGCACTGACCTGGGGCGCGCAGGCGCTGGAGGACGGGGAGCGGCGCGGTCTGCTGGGGCTGCTGCCCGGCCTCCTCGCCCCGCAGCCTGGTCTGATCCTGGCGCTGGCCGGGGGGGCCCTGGCGCGGCCCGGGCGCGACGCCCGGCATGCGGGGCAGGCCGCGCCCACCTGGTGGGCCTGGGCCGCGGGTGGTGTGCTGGCCGTGGCGCTGCTGTCGGCCCTGTTGCCTTCGCCCCGGCCCGACATCGGCGCGGCGCTCACGCCGCCTGCCACCAGCGACGCCGCTCCCCCGGGGCCGCCAGCGGCGGCTGCCGGTCGGCCGGCGGACCCGGTGACCCCAGACCTCCTGCACCGGGGTCAGTCTGCCCCGGGGGTGCAGTTCAATCTGGGCGCGCCGCTGCTCCCGCCGGAACTGCTGATGGGCCTGGGCGTGGTGTGTCTGCTGCTGGCCCTGGGCCTGCCGCAGCTGCGCCGCCGCGCGGGCCGGCCGCCGCACCCGGCCGAGGTCCTGATGACGGCCGGACTGGTGCTGAGCGGGCTGCTGTGGTTCGCGTCGGCGTTCCTGCTGAATCAGGGCGGCCGTGCCTCAGCCATGCCACTGGACGCAGCGCCCCCACCGGAGTCGGCGTCCCAGGAGGCCGCGGCGGTCGCGGCCGGAGCGACGGACCAGCTGGTGAATGTGAGCTGGCTGGCCCCGGCCGCGCAGCTCGTGGCGCTCCTGAGCCTGCTGGGGGCAATGGTCGCGCTGCTGTGGGCCTACCGTCACCAGTCGTCTGCCGCGACAGCAGAGGCGGCCATCCCTGACCTGCCGCTCGGCGCGACGCTGTCTGCCCCGCTGCACCGGGTGCGCGTCGCGTACCGGGGGGCGCTGGCGGCCCTGTCGGACGCCGGACTGGGCCGCGCGGCGCACGAGACGCCCGCCGGGTACGCCGCGCGGCTCGGCACCCAGCACCCCTCACTGGCTGAAGCGCTGGGCACCCTGACCGCCCTGTACGAACCCGTCCGCTACGGCGGCCAGCTGACCGACGAGCAGGCCGAACAGGCCGAGCAGGTCGCCCGGACCATTCAGGGGGTCGCGCCGACCCTCACGCCCACCGATCATCCCTCCGACCAAAAGGACCTGTCATGA
- the rpoD gene encoding RNA polymerase sigma factor RpoD — MADSTTVRTRKKVDAESGEPKAAARARARVAPGTTPKPVTTATSPLPAKPAPAKKVAPKVEAAPAVQATPAEPAPSVAAPVVATETVESPVKKPAAKKAAPKDDADKPAKKPAAKKTAAKAEPADKPAKAAKPTARAAKPAAKPAAGPVKGGQPEKPYYAHASIQELLKAGRAAGVLSSEDIATALASALEANGLDPESPDAFEDMQLYLAGQNIEVQDLDEEDEADEEEAAEDGPAAAQDDDEEKYFDDMPRAVSNDPVRQYLHEIGRVPLLTLEEEIALARRIEEGEEARKVLEEDLELEDRARRRLMRQTEDGAAARQGLIEANLRLVVSIAKKYTGRGLGFLDLIQEGNQGLIRAVEKFEYRRRYKFSTYATWWIRQAINRAIADQARTIRIPVHMVETINKLTRTARQLQQELSREATYEEIAEAMGPGWDATKVEEVQKVSQEPVSLETPIGDEKDSFYGDFIPDENLDSPVENAAKTLLSEELEKALSKLTEREAMVLKFRKGLVDGREHTLEEVGQRFSVTRERIRQIENKALRKLKYHESRTRKLRDFLD; from the coding sequence ATGGCAGATTCCACGACCGTCCGCACCCGCAAGAAAGTCGACGCCGAAAGCGGCGAACCCAAAGCCGCCGCGCGCGCCCGCGCCCGCGTGGCCCCCGGCACCACCCCCAAACCCGTCACGACCGCCACCAGCCCCCTCCCGGCCAAGCCCGCGCCGGCCAAGAAGGTCGCGCCGAAAGTCGAGGCGGCCCCCGCCGTCCAGGCGACACCAGCCGAACCCGCGCCCAGTGTCGCGGCGCCGGTGGTCGCCACGGAAACCGTCGAGTCGCCCGTCAAGAAGCCGGCCGCAAAGAAGGCGGCGCCCAAGGACGACGCCGACAAGCCGGCCAAGAAGCCCGCCGCGAAGAAAACTGCGGCGAAGGCCGAACCGGCCGACAAGCCCGCCAAGGCCGCCAAGCCCACCGCGCGCGCCGCGAAACCTGCCGCCAAACCGGCGGCCGGCCCCGTCAAGGGCGGCCAGCCCGAGAAGCCCTACTACGCGCACGCCAGTATTCAGGAACTCCTGAAGGCCGGGCGCGCCGCCGGGGTGCTCTCCAGCGAGGACATCGCCACCGCGCTCGCCAGCGCGCTCGAAGCCAACGGTCTTGACCCCGAGAGCCCCGACGCCTTCGAGGACATGCAGCTGTACCTCGCCGGGCAGAACATCGAGGTGCAGGACCTCGACGAAGAGGACGAGGCCGACGAGGAAGAAGCTGCCGAGGACGGCCCAGCCGCCGCGCAGGACGACGACGAGGAGAAATACTTCGACGACATGCCCCGCGCCGTGTCCAACGACCCGGTGCGCCAGTACCTGCACGAGATCGGCCGCGTGCCCCTGCTGACCCTCGAAGAGGAGATCGCGCTCGCCCGGCGCATCGAGGAAGGCGAGGAAGCCCGCAAGGTGCTCGAGGAGGACCTCGAACTCGAGGACCGCGCCCGCCGCCGCCTGATGCGCCAGACCGAGGACGGCGCCGCCGCCCGCCAGGGCCTGATCGAGGCCAACCTCCGCCTCGTGGTCAGCATCGCCAAGAAGTACACCGGACGCGGCCTGGGCTTCCTGGACCTGATCCAGGAAGGAAACCAGGGCCTGATCCGCGCGGTCGAGAAGTTCGAGTACCGCCGCCGCTACAAGTTCTCCACGTACGCCACGTGGTGGATCCGGCAGGCCATCAACCGCGCCATTGCCGACCAGGCCCGCACCATCCGCATCCCGGTGCACATGGTCGAGACGATCAACAAACTGACCCGCACCGCCCGCCAGCTTCAGCAGGAACTGTCGCGCGAGGCCACCTACGAGGAGATCGCCGAGGCCATGGGCCCCGGCTGGGACGCCACGAAGGTGGAGGAAGTGCAGAAGGTCAGCCAGGAACCCGTCTCGCTCGAGACGCCCATCGGTGACGAGAAGGACTCCTTCTACGGCGACTTCATCCCCGACGAGAACCTCGACAGCCCCGTCGAGAATGCCGCCAAGACCCTCCTGAGCGAGGAACTGGAAAAGGCCCTCTCGAAACTCACCGAGCGTGAAGCGATGGTCCTGAAGTTCCGCAAGGGCCTCGTGGACGGCCGCGAGCACACCCTGGAGGAGGTCGGGCAGCGCTTCAGCGTGACCCGCGAACGCATCCGCCAGATCGAGAACAAGGCGCTGCGCAAACTCAAGTACCACGAGAGCCGCACCCGCAAGCTCCGCGACTTCCTCGACTGA
- a CDS encoding branched-chain amino acid ABC transporter substrate-binding protein, producing the protein MKRILTLTLLALSAGAHAQSTVKLATLSPLSGSISNLGAQVRNGAQLAVNEYKAPFKKLGFDLVLAPYDDQADPATGTAAARKIAADRQVLAVVGALNSGVTIPATAALSASRVAVVNSGSTANQVTDRGLKNVSRIVPRDDAQGPAGASFLTGTLKARRVYILNDKTAYGEGLAGEVEKTLKARGVKVLANEGTEEKSDFSGVVAKIKLQRPDAIYFGGVYNQVGVFLAQLRGAGVTVPVVGGDGLDSPELSRVAGAGATNVYYTTVSAPLSALPAAKTFATSYRKAFGSDPQGFAAFAYDAARVALQGVLSAAKANGGKLPSRAQVETAVRAGSYSGLLSGSVKFNAVGDRQSAKLYVMKLTGGKLSLSTSLTVQPARR; encoded by the coding sequence ATGAAGCGCATCCTGACCCTGACCCTGCTGGCCCTGAGTGCCGGCGCGCACGCCCAGAGTACCGTCAAGCTCGCCACCCTCAGCCCGCTGTCCGGTTCGATCAGCAACCTGGGCGCGCAGGTGCGCAACGGCGCGCAGCTGGCCGTGAACGAGTACAAGGCGCCGTTCAAGAAACTCGGCTTCGACCTCGTGCTCGCGCCCTACGACGATCAGGCCGATCCGGCGACCGGCACGGCGGCCGCGCGCAAGATCGCCGCCGACCGGCAGGTCCTGGCGGTGGTGGGGGCGCTCAACAGCGGCGTGACCATTCCCGCAACCGCCGCGCTGAGTGCCAGTCGCGTGGCGGTCGTGAACTCGGGCAGCACCGCCAATCAGGTGACCGACCGCGGCCTGAAGAACGTGAGCCGTATCGTGCCGCGCGACGACGCGCAGGGGCCCGCCGGCGCGAGTTTCCTGACCGGCACCCTGAAGGCTAGGCGGGTGTACATCCTGAACGACAAGACCGCGTACGGCGAGGGCCTGGCCGGTGAGGTCGAGAAGACCCTGAAGGCGCGCGGCGTGAAGGTCCTGGCGAACGAGGGCACCGAGGAGAAGAGCGACTTCTCCGGCGTGGTCGCCAAGATCAAGTTGCAGCGCCCTGACGCGATCTATTTCGGTGGCGTGTACAACCAGGTGGGGGTGTTCCTGGCGCAGCTGCGCGGCGCGGGCGTCACGGTGCCGGTGGTGGGCGGCGACGGGCTGGACAGCCCGGAACTGAGCCGCGTGGCCGGCGCGGGCGCCACGAACGTGTACTACACGACCGTGTCGGCGCCCCTGAGCGCCCTGCCGGCCGCGAAGACCTTTGCCACGTCGTACCGCAAGGCGTTCGGCAGCGATCCGCAGGGGTTCGCGGCCTTTGCGTACGACGCGGCGCGCGTGGCGCTTCAGGGCGTTCTGAGCGCCGCGAAGGCGAACGGCGGGAAACTGCCCAGCCGCGCGCAGGTGGAGACGGCGGTGCGGGCCGGGTCGTACTCGGGCCTGCTGTCCGGCAGCGTGAAGTTCAATGCGGTCGGCGACCGGCAGAGCGCGAAACTGTACGTCATGAAGCTCACGGGAGGCAAGCTGAGCCTCAGTACCAGCCTGACGGTCCAGCCAGCCCGCCGCTGA